The Stieleria maiorica genome includes the window CCGATCGGCCGAACGTGATCGTCGTCTTGGCCGACGACCAGGGCTGGGGCGACTTGAGCCTGCACGGCAACCCGAACTTGTCGACCCCGAACATCGATTCGATGGCCCGCGACGGGGCTCACGTGGAGAACTTTTATGTGTGCGCCGTGTGCTCGCCGACCCGGGCGGAGTTTCTGACCGGCCGGTACCACACGCGGATGGGGGTCTACAGCACGTCGGCCGGCGGAGAGCGTTTTGACGCCGGCGAACAGACGATTGCCGAAGTGTTTCGCGATGCCGGTTACGCGACGGCGGCCTACGGGAAATGGCACAGTGGGATGCAGTGGCCGTACCATCCCAACGCCCGCGGCTTCGACGACTACTACGGCTTTTGCAGCGGGCACTGGGGCAACTACTTCGACCCGATGCTGGAGCACAACGGCCGGATCGTCAAAGGCAAAGGGTTCATCGTCGACGATTTGACCGATCACGCGATGGACTTCGTCAGCCGATCGGGTGACCAGCCGTTCTTTGTCTATCTGGCGCTCAACACACCGCACTCGCCGATGCAAGTCCCGCAAGAGTATTGGGACCGATTCGCCGAAAAGCCGATGGTCCCCGATCCGGAACCGGAAAACAGCAAACGACAAGACGTGCCACACACACGCGCGGCGATGGCGATGTGCGAGAACATCGATGACAACGTCGGTCGCTTGCTGGCCCACCTCAAAGCGACCGGCAAGGACCAGAACACTGTTGTGGTCTACTTCAGCGACAACGGCCCCAACGGCGCGCGATTCAACGGCGGGCTTCGCGGCCGCAAGGGGTCGACGTATGAAGGTGGTCTACGGTCACCGTGCCTGATTCGCTACCCGGACAAGATCAAACCCGGCACGGTCGTCGGATCGATCAGCGGGGCGATCGATCTGCTGCCCACGCTGGCCGATTTCGCGGGGATTGACTGGAAATCGAAGCAGCGGTCCGGAAAACCGCTCGACGGTCTCTCCATCGCCGGCGAGTTGGCCGGTGGCGGACCGGATGCCGGCCAGCAGGACCGCGTGATCTTCAGCCGCTGGCGCAAAGGCGTCTCGGCCCGCACACAACAATACCGGATGCACGACAACGGCCAGTTGTATGACATTCAGTCCGATCGCCGCGAGAAGTCCGACCTTGCGAATGAGCGACCCGAAGTCGCCCAGCGGTTGGGGCAGGCAATCAACGACTGGAAGCAAAGTTATTCCGGCACCCTGGGCGAACAGCCTCGTCCGTTCCCGCTGGGGCATCCGGAGGCCGAGTGGACGCAATTGCCCGCCCGTGACGCCACCTTTACCGGTGCGATCAAACGAAGCAATCGGTTCCCCAACTGCACGTACCTTTTGAATTGGAAGGATACCGAAAGCGAAATCCGCTGGGACGTCGATGTGCTCGGCAGCGGACGCTACGAAGTGCAACTGTATTACGTGTGCCCGCAGGATGATGTGGGGGCAACGATCCAGTTGTCGCTCGGTGACGCCATTTTGACGACGAAGATCACCACGGCGGTGGAAAGTCCGCTGGTCGGTGCCGAGCAGGACCGGGTGGAGCGGCAGGAAGGCTACGTGCGCTGGTGGCAGCCGATGACGCTGGGCACGATCGAATTGAGTCCCGGCAGAAAAACGCTGCGTTTAAAAGCGACCGAGGTGCCCGGTTCCCAAGTCGCCGAGATGCGGTTGTTGATGTTCCGAAAGCTGATTCACGATGCTGCGGAATGAATTCCGCAGCACTTGCCCAAAGGGCATCCACATCCATAGCCTGGGGTCAGGGAGCGAGCGCAGCGAAGTGACCGCCACCCCAGGAAAGCTGAACCCATCAGCAATACAATCGATATCCCACGGGGGTGAATATCGCTGATTTGCGGCGAACGGGTTACAATCCCGGGCATGAACCAGCCCGGTCACCCCCAGTCGCTTCCCCTGCCCGGCACACGGGCCGCCAAACACCGGCCGGTTTCCCAGTGCGTGATCAGTTTTGGCAGCAACCTCGGGGACCGACGTGAATTGATCGCGTCGGCGGCGAAACAGATCGCTTCATCCGATCTGATTCTGGAAGGCGATGCACTGAAAACCAGTCGGCTGTTTGAAACGCCGCCGATCGGAGGCCCAGGGGGCCAGGAACCCTTTCTCAACGCGATCGGCGTGTTCCAAACCGAGGCCCCGGCGCGGGCCGTGTTGTCGATGCTGCAACAGCTTGAGCACGAACTCGGCCGTCAGCGACGGCGACGCTGGGATGCGCGATCGATCGACTTGGACGTCGTTTTGCATGGCAACTTGGTCGGCGGGAACACCGGCTTGGTCGTCCCGCATCCGCGTTACACCGCGCGGCAATTTGTGTTGCAACCGGCCTGTGATGTCGCGGCACATTTTCGCGATCCGCGATTCGGCTGGACGCTGCAAGAGATCTCCGACCATTTATCGGCCGGCGCGGCTTCGCTGGCGCTGGTGACCGGTCGTCAAGAAACACGGGACGTGCTGTGCCGCCGGTTGGCGGGCGAGCACGGTGTTTTTATTCGGACCGAGGAGTCAGCGATTGAAGAGGGCGCCGACGCGTGCGGCGGGCAGCGTTGGGTCTCCAGCTTTCTGCCAAAGTTGCCCAATCGGGTTAAGCCACGTGATCGCGAAGGCCGACCCATCTTGTCTGGAGTGGTGTCGGACGGCTTGCCCCGGTTGCTGGTTCGGATTCAAAAGACGAGCAGCGAAAATGGATGGCCGGCGCCTCATCAGATGTGGCCTGGTGGTTGGCGCTGGCCGGAGTACCGGCTGGAGATAGACGATTTGGATTGGGCGGTTTCGGAGCTTGCTTCGGCGCTCGATTCGATGCGTTGTTCGGCTCATCCGGTGACCGAGGACGGTGGTTGGTGGTGAAATCGGCGGCTTGAACCGTCGGTGCGACGATCCGCCCCACACCACTGAAGAAAAATTCGCGACACAATGTCGCTCGCTTGTCGGCTGCCCTTGCCAATTTGCTAGTGCCCGACCGATACTTCCGCTCCGAACTGTCTTCCGTTCTTTTCTGCTTCAACGCGTCCGGATTTGACCCGGCCGATGATCATGCAACGTTTTTTGTTTCCACGCTGGTCCAACCCCTTCTTGCTGGTTCTCGGTGCCGCCTTGGGCGGCGGTGGCTTGTTTGCTGCCGCTGTTGGGGGTTTGGTGACCGACCCGGTGACCTTGAACATTGGCTACGAGCCGGAGCAACCGGTGCCGTTCAGCCATGCGATTCACGCCGGCCAGCTGAAATTGGATTGCCGTTACTGTCACAACACCGTCTTTGACGCCGCTCACGCTGCGGTTCCGCCGACGGCGACCTGTGTGAACTGTCACAGCCCGGCCAACGACCAGGGGCAAACCGCGTTGGCGGCCGTGCATGCCGACAGCGTGAAGCTGAAACCGATTCACGAAAGCTGGAAGACCGGCAAGAGCATGCAATGGAAACGCGTGCACAACTTGCCCGAATACGTTTACTTCAATCACGCCGCTCACGTGAATTCCGGCGTCAGTTGTGTCAGCTGCCACGGGCGGATCGACCAGATGGAAGTCGTGTACCAGCACGAGCAGCTTTCCATGGCGTGGTGCATCGAGTGCCACGAAAACCCCAACGATCACCTGCGGCCGAAAGAGTTTGTCACCAAGCTGGACTGGGAGCCGCCGGCGGACTGGGACCAAGACGCGTTTGCCGAAAAACAGCGTGCCGAGCAAAACATCCATCCCCAGCGCCACTGTGCCGTCTGTCACCGATAGTCCCGTCCTTCTGTCCGCTTGACCGCCCTGGCCAGTAAACACCGTTTACGACCGATCCATTCGAACCAATATGACCCACAACGAATCCAACGCGAAAAGCAACGCCCCGACTTACTGGCGCAGTATTTCGGAGCTGCACGGCAGCGAGGAGTTCCAGAACAATTATCTGCATCGGGAGTTTCCGGTGGCCGCTTCGGAGTTCCCCGAGGGGGTTTCGCGGCGACGCTGGATGCAGCTGATGGGTGCCTCGCTGGCGATGGCCGGCGTGTCGGGGTGCCGCTATCCCGAAGAGATTATCGCGCCGTTTGTGATCCGCCCCGAAGGCCGAGTTCCCGGTGAGTTCTACGAGCGGGCGACCAACTTCGAATTGGCCGGTTCGGTGCACAATTTGCTCGTCCGTTGTTTCGACGGTCGCCCGCAACACATCGAGCCGAATAAAAGCCACCCTTCGGCGGGCGGCACGAACGCCTATGTCCAGGCGTCCATCCTGTCGCTGTATGATCCGGATCGGTCTCGCGGCGACGACGGACCGGTGTTGATGCGCGGTGAGGGCGAGCGGAAGCAGGAATCGCAGTGGGAAGAGTTTGTCCCGGTCGGTCGTGCGGCGGTCCAAAAGGCGGCTAGCAATGAAGACGGCAAAGGCTTTGCGGTCCTGATGTCGCCGACGGCATCTCCAACAACGGTTCGCATGCTGGGCAAACTGAAGGCAAAGCTGCCCGCGGCAACGATCGCTCGGTTTGATGGTGTCAACGACGGCGTCATGCGGAACGCCACCAAGCAGATGCTGGGGACCGAGTCGAACCAGGTGCTGGATCTCAGCAAGGCCAAGGTGATCTTTTCGCTCGGCGCAGACTTCCTGGGCAGCGAGCCCGGTTCGCTCACCGCGGCGTCCAGTTTCGCTGAGCGGCGTGACCCGCTGGCCGGCGAAATGAGCCGTCTGTACGTGGTCGAAGGCGGTTACACGACGACCGGCACGATGGCGGATTCGCGTTTGGCGGTTCGCCCCAGCCAGATGCCGGCGTTCCTGGCCGCGTTGGGACGCATGGTCGACGCACTCAAGAACGGCGAAACGCATGACCACGGCGGCGAAGAGTTGCCGTTCAACGATCCCGATATCACGGCCGCCGAGCGACAGTCACGGTTCATGGATTGCTTGGCTCACGACATCGTCGAAGCCGGTGAGGATGCGGTGGTGA containing:
- a CDS encoding arylsulfatase, which encodes MLLRRFPSPLLLGFALSLLAGGTGWAADRPNVIVVLADDQGWGDLSLHGNPNLSTPNIDSMARDGAHVENFYVCAVCSPTRAEFLTGRYHTRMGVYSTSAGGERFDAGEQTIAEVFRDAGYATAAYGKWHSGMQWPYHPNARGFDDYYGFCSGHWGNYFDPMLEHNGRIVKGKGFIVDDLTDHAMDFVSRSGDQPFFVYLALNTPHSPMQVPQEYWDRFAEKPMVPDPEPENSKRQDVPHTRAAMAMCENIDDNVGRLLAHLKATGKDQNTVVVYFSDNGPNGARFNGGLRGRKGSTYEGGLRSPCLIRYPDKIKPGTVVGSISGAIDLLPTLADFAGIDWKSKQRSGKPLDGLSIAGELAGGGPDAGQQDRVIFSRWRKGVSARTQQYRMHDNGQLYDIQSDRREKSDLANERPEVAQRLGQAINDWKQSYSGTLGEQPRPFPLGHPEAEWTQLPARDATFTGAIKRSNRFPNCTYLLNWKDTESEIRWDVDVLGSGRYEVQLYYVCPQDDVGATIQLSLGDAILTTKITTAVESPLVGAEQDRVERQEGYVRWWQPMTLGTIELSPGRKTLRLKATEVPGSQVAEMRLLMFRKLIHDAAE
- the folK gene encoding 2-amino-4-hydroxy-6-hydroxymethyldihydropteridine diphosphokinase; the encoded protein is MNQPGHPQSLPLPGTRAAKHRPVSQCVISFGSNLGDRRELIASAAKQIASSDLILEGDALKTSRLFETPPIGGPGGQEPFLNAIGVFQTEAPARAVLSMLQQLEHELGRQRRRRWDARSIDLDVVLHGNLVGGNTGLVVPHPRYTARQFVLQPACDVAAHFRDPRFGWTLQEISDHLSAGAASLALVTGRQETRDVLCRRLAGEHGVFIRTEESAIEEGADACGGQRWVSSFLPKLPNRVKPRDREGRPILSGVVSDGLPRLLVRIQKTSSENGWPAPHQMWPGGWRWPEYRLEIDDLDWAVSELASALDSMRCSAHPVTEDGGWW
- a CDS encoding cytochrome c3 family protein; translation: MQRFLFPRWSNPFLLVLGAALGGGGLFAAAVGGLVTDPVTLNIGYEPEQPVPFSHAIHAGQLKLDCRYCHNTVFDAAHAAVPPTATCVNCHSPANDQGQTALAAVHADSVKLKPIHESWKTGKSMQWKRVHNLPEYVYFNHAAHVNSGVSCVSCHGRIDQMEVVYQHEQLSMAWCIECHENPNDHLRPKEFVTKLDWEPPADWDQDAFAEKQRAEQNIHPQRHCAVCHR